In Papaver somniferum cultivar HN1 chromosome 1, ASM357369v1, whole genome shotgun sequence, a genomic segment contains:
- the LOC113290973 gene encoding rac-like GTP-binding protein 5 — MSASRFIKCVTVGDGAVGKTCMLISYTSNTFPTDYVPTVFDNFSANVVVDGSTVNLGLWDTAGQEDYNRLRPLSYRGSDVFLLAFSLISKASYENVAKKWIPELRHYAPGVPIILVGTKLDLRDDKQFFVDHPGAVPITTAQGEELKKVIGAPAYIECSSKSQQNVKAVFDAAIKVVLQPPKQKKKKKAQKGNCSIL; from the exons atgagtgcGTCTAGGTTTATAAAATGTGTTACGGTTGGTGATGGTGCTGTTGGAAAAACTTGTATGCTTATTTCTTACACCAGCAATACTTTCCCTACG GATTATGTGCCAACGGTTTTTGATAATTTCAGCGCAAATGTGGTTGTTGACGGAAGCACGGTTAATCTAGGATTATGGGATACTGCTG GGCAAGAGGATTACAATAGATTAAGACCTCTTAGTTATCGTGGATCGGATGTTTTCCTGTTGGCTTTCTCTCTAATTAGTAAGGCGAGCTATGAAAATGTTGCCAAAAAG TGGATTCCGGAATTGAGGCATTATGCACCTGGTGTTCCGATAATTCTTGTTGGGACTAAGCTTG ATCTTCGAGATGACAAGCAGTTCTTTGTAGACCACCCCGGTGCAGTACCCATTACCACAGCTCAG GGAGAAGAACTGAAAAAGGTGATTGGAGCTCCTGCGTACATCGAATGTAGCTCAAAATCGCAGCAG AATGTGAAAGCAGTCTTTGATGCAGCCATCAAAGTTGTGCTCCAACCTCccaagcaaaagaagaagaagaaagctcaaAAAGGGAACTGTTCCATTCTGTAA